The Geothrix oryzae DNA window TGGAGGTTCACATGCGTCAGCAGCCAGGCTGAATAGGCCAGGGAGGCCGCTCCGGCGGCCACGATGAGCCGTACATCCACTTTGCCCATGGCCAGCCCCACTGCGATCATGGCCACCACCGAAGCCACGCCGCCGGGACTCAGGAGGAGCCCCGCCCAGGTGGGCGTGAAGCCCAGCAGGTTCTGGACGAAGAGCGGCAGCAGGATGAACGCGGCATAGAGGCCGAAACTCACGATGAAGATGAGGGCCATGCCGCCGGCGAATTCCGGCAGGCGGAACATGGAGAGATCCACCAGGGGGTTCTCGGCGGTGAGGGAACGCCAGATGAACAGGGTGATCCCCAGGGCGGCGAGCCCGGCGAAGACCTTCACCGTGTTCGACGCGAACCAGTCCAGGCGCTCGCCGCGGCTCAGGAAGAGCTCCAGGCAGCCCAGGCCCACGGCGATGAAGATGAGGCTCCAGTAGTCCACCGCGCCCTCGGGTTTGTGCAGGTAGGCGGGGTCCTCCACGAAGCTGAAGGCCAGGTAGTAGGCCAGCACGCCCACGGGGATGTTGATCCAGAAGATCCAGGGCCAACTCCAGTTGTCCGTGATCCACCCCCCCACCAGGGGACCGAGGATGGGCCCGAAGATGACGCCGATGCCGAAGAGGGCCGAGGCCATGCCGTGCTCCTCCTGGGGAAAGGCTTCGAGGGTGATGGCCTGGGACATGGGCACCATCGCGCCGCCCGCCAGGCCCTGCACGATGCGCATGAGGATCAGCCAGCCCAGGGTGGGCGCGGCCCCGGCCCCGAAGCTGGCCAGGGTGAAGAGCGCCAGGCAGAAGAGGTAGAGGCGCTTCCGGCCGAAGAAGCTGCCCAGCCAGCCCGTGATCGGCAGGATGATGGCGTTGGCGACGAGGTAGCTCGTAATGACCCAGGTGATCTCGTCCGTGCCCGCGGCGTAGGTGCCCTTCATGTGGGGCAGCGCCACATTCGCGACGGAAGTGTCCAGGACCTCCATGAAGGTCCCGAGCATGGTCGTCAGGGCCACGATCCACTTGTGGGAAGGGGCGCGCGGAGCGCTCATGGCCACCTCAGCGGCTCCGGGTGTCGATCTCGGCTTCCACGCTCAGCCCCAGCCGGAGCTTGCGGTCCGGGTCCGCATCCGCATCGAGCCGGATCTTCACGGGCAGCCGCTGGACGACCTTCACCCAGTTCCCCGTGGCGTTCTCCGCCGGCAGGAGGCTGAACGCCGCTCCCGTGCCGGCGGAGAGGCTTTCCACGGTGCCCATGAAGGTCCGGCCATCCAGATCGGTCCTCATCCGGACCCTCTGGCCCGGGCGGACGCGGTGCAGCTGGGTCTCCTTGAAATTGGCCTCGACCCAGAGATCCGGATGGCCCAGGGGTACCACGGCCAGCAGGGGTTGCCCGGCCGCCACCACCATGCCGGGCTCCGCCAGCTTCCGGCTCACCACGCCATCGCAGGGGGCGAGGAGGGTGCAGTAGGAGCGCTGCAGCCGTGCCTGGGCCAGGGCCGCCTGGGCCACCTGGACCTTGCTCCGACTCACGCCCAGCAGGCCCTGGGCGGCGGCCACCTGCTTCCGGGCGGCGGCCGCCTGGGCGCGGGCCACCTCCTCGGCCGTGAGGGCCTGGTCGTACTTCTGCCGGGGGAGGGACTGCCGCTCGAAGAGCGCGGCCATGCGTTTCTTCTCGAGGTCCGCCAGGGCCCGCTGGCTTTCCGCGGACTGCAGCTGGGCCTGGGCCTGGGCGATCTGGGCCTGGTTCAGCGCGAGGGCGCTGCGGGCCTCGGCCTCCGAGGCTTCGCCCCGCGCGACGGCCGCGTCGT harbors:
- a CDS encoding DHA2 family efflux MFS transporter permease subunit is translated as MSAPRAPSHKWIVALTTMLGTFMEVLDTSVANVALPHMKGTYAAGTDEITWVITSYLVANAIILPITGWLGSFFGRKRLYLFCLALFTLASFGAGAAPTLGWLILMRIVQGLAGGAMVPMSQAITLEAFPQEEHGMASALFGIGVIFGPILGPLVGGWITDNWSWPWIFWINIPVGVLAYYLAFSFVEDPAYLHKPEGAVDYWSLIFIAVGLGCLELFLSRGERLDWFASNTVKVFAGLAALGITLFIWRSLTAENPLVDLSMFRLPEFAGGMALIFIVSFGLYAAFILLPLFVQNLLGFTPTWAGLLLSPGGVASVVAMIAVGLAMGKVDVRLIVAAGAASLAYSAWLLTHVNLQTGMAYLVMAWIFHGLGLGFVFVPIATASVQRIPPALVGTASGMFNLMRNEGGSVGIAVASTILAQRAQFHHARLAEHITPFNGTLQASYAGLAQGLFPRAGLDPGSVNRLSQALIGAEVTRQSFLMSFVDVFGFLVVVFLLALPFALTLRNPKGGGLSFH
- a CDS encoding HlyD family secretion protein: MDAPTKKKWISLAAILLLAGGGTLWALVRWRHGQVFVSTDNAYVKGHVTTMASRIPGPLLAVAVQENETVRAGQPLATLDPRDYDAAVARGEASEAEARSALALNQAQIAQAQAQLQSAESQRALADLEKKRMAALFERQSLPRQKYDQALTAEEVARAQAAAARKQVAAAQGLLGVSRSKVQVAQAALAQARLQRSYCTLLAPCDGVVSRKLAEPGMVVAAGQPLLAVVPLGHPDLWVEANFKETQLHRVRPGQRVRMRTDLDGRTFMGTVESLSAGTGAAFSLLPAENATGNWVKVVQRLPVKIRLDADADPDRKLRLGLSVEAEIDTRSR